From the Ovis aries strain OAR_USU_Benz2616 breed Rambouillet chromosome 10, ARS-UI_Ramb_v3.0, whole genome shotgun sequence genome, the window AGATGCAGAGCCAGGGCCTCTCTAGGCTTCCGCAGTCGGCTCCCTGAAGGGGCTTCTGATTGGCGGAAGCAAAGGAGGGCATGGCCCAAAAGGGAAAGAGAGTCCAATAGAATCCCTGGAACCCCACCCAGGCCAGGacccagagacagaaagcagctcAAGGAAGCTGTCAGCCACCAGCTGTCAGCACCacgacggcggcggcggcgccgtcCCCTCAGCCCCTTCCTCTAGCTCAAGCCCAGCAAAGGGGAGTCCcttgggagaggagggaggagaagccGGCCCATGCTGCTTCTCAAAGGCTCCGGACCACACCCAGCCCTATGTCGGGGCGCAGAATGTGGTCCTACCTGGAAGATGATTGGCACTATTTTCACAGAGGAGCATCCTAGGAGAATCCAGCATGCTTCCTCTGAAACGTCAGTCGAGAACGTGAAAGCCACACCAGTATGCGGTacattctcctttttaaaaatctagaaggaCATCTTAAGTTTTCAAGCACCACAGGAAAACGTTTTAAAAACTGTACCCACTTAGTATAGTGTACGTGCTacgcagattttttttaaaaaagagacccTAGATCTAGAATGGATTACGCATGTATAACCATCCTCATGAAACATGGTtacctcaggtttttttttttttttcctgatgcgATCTGAGATAAAACATGGAGCTACACTGTGCTTCACTCATGACACATAACCATCTAAACTGCATGGACACATACAGGTTTATGCAAATACCCTTGATATAGTTCTACTCAGCCTTCCAGATTAGGTATACCTCGGACCAGCAGCCCACCTACCCTGCATGTCCCACCATGGACAAGAGCAGCAATTTTTCTATTTCAATACAATTATGGGCAGAAATTATATGCTATAAAATAGAGGCTCTTCTATAAAGTTTAAGGTAGAAGaatggaagacaaaaaaaaaataataatttgcatGAAATCAAAATAACTCCACATTGGTCTTGTACTCTTTGAAACCCTGAGATGAACTGCAGTCCTCAAATGCCTGCACTTGGATCGAGGTTCGCTGCAACACTTCAGTATGCTTCGAACTGGTTCATCATCAACTTCCTGCTGTATTCATAGGCCAAGAAGAGGGCCCCATTGGCAGGGAATGCACGAATCAAGGTAGGTTTCAGTCCAGAATATAAGGCCGGTACTCCTAGAAGACAAAAGGGTGATCGAAGACTGAGATCCTTCCCCCCTCTTCTCGCAGAAATCCCACGAACCCACACAGCATGGATATTTTTACACTTACAAATCCAGACAATAGAGCTAAAACCCAACAGTTATGGAGCAGGTTTCCCTGGGCTAATGGAACTAAGGGCAAGGGCAGGTCTCCCAGTAAAGCTGGTGAATATTCACCAATCCCGTGCCTGTTAACTCCTAGTAGATGGATGTGGCAGAGCGGGGCCACATGGGCCGACAGAAGGCAACCAGAGTCACAGATGGCAGCAGCTCTGCAGCTTCACGTGGGGGTGAGGACCATGAGGCAGTGGGCCAGGAGTAAGATCATGAATGAAGTCAGAAATCTGAGCAGTATCAGGTTTCTAGTAGTATCAGTACTGCCCAAGGCGGTTCTGAAGATCTAATCAGATAAAGGAAGTGTGAGTACTTTGTAAAACTACGAAGTGTAATGCAAATTGAAAAGGGGTtactggggactttcctggtggtctaatggctaGCCttgctcccattgcagggggcccaggtttgatccctggtcagagaactagatcccacatgccgcaactaaagattctgcatgtcgCAATGAAGACTGAGGATCTCACAcgctgcaactgagacccggtgcagccaactAAAAAAACAAACGGGGCTGCTATTAGTAATAGACGTCTTGTGCTCTATCTGGGGTTAAATCAGTTTCTGCATCTTTACTGTGCTCGCTCTCAAGACATGCATGCGCCAAGTTTTAAGATGCACAGTGAATGCCAGAAGGACAGGTCTTTACTCACTAGTCGCATAAAATCGACAACCGCTACTTTCAAAAGTCTTCATCCTCCTGTATAACCAAAACCTGATAGCAAATAACCTTCCGAAATGGCCTAGTGCCTTTCTCATTCCAGAAGTCTTAGCATTAAGGATGCACACTATTTGAAATGTCTTAGCTATTCCATTAGAGCTCAGCTTCTGATAATATTGCTTAGAACAAGTGGTGCTAACTTTGAAACATCCGTCCTCTTAGACAAAagtgtatactttaaaaattccctCTAggctatttggaaaaaaaaatcctggcctAGAGGTTAGGAGTCAGGAACTTGAAACATTCTTGAGAATAATGAAAGAACCTAAAGAAAGGGGTTTGAAAACAAATCCACAAGTGTGGGTTATATACACAGTTAGAAAAGGTTATGAGGTGGGGGAAAGAGAGCCATTATCCATGTGATCAACCTCAGCAAGACTAGCAGCGAAATGACCGCTCTCTGTACACACCACCTCTGGTTTGGCCAATGGCAGACTCACCTTCATTTTTCACGATGCTTATAAAGGTTCCGATAAATCCCGCCTGTTTTCCAGACATGGAAAGAACTTGAATCCTGGATTTGATACAATCCACTGGGTAAACAGCAAGCCACAGGCAGATTCCACCAAATCCACCACTTAACATCAAAGGGACAGggcctagaggagaaaatgagcAAACGGTATTTTGTCTCGAGCACAGGGGATGTGACATTTTCAGAGGTCAGGGCAGCAGGGACTGCAGGTGGGTGTAATTACCAGCGCGGAAGCTGCGGAGCACAGTTCTCTGGGGCAATGATCTAAGAGCACAGGGTCCTTGTGATAGCCTGGGGGCATCCCTCATGatgccaggggcaggggcagctcCAGGGAGGGTCAGATTTAGGCTGGTCACTGTGGCCCTCCTGCCCTGTCCTCCAGaggcctgccccccacccctaaCCAGAACCATCAGGCCCAGCAGCATGGCAACACCCTGCCACGAGGAGTAAGAACAGAGGCCATGGAAACACAGGCTGCATCTTTTTCAACTTTCTCttaagtattttaatatattaatacccTACAGCCCTGATTCTCCCTTTACCGTGAAAATCTGAAGTTTTCTTATTAAACATGACAGTTAAGTCTGGGAGCACGACGATCCTCAGAACAGGTCCAAAACACTGAATGGaggtgtttaagaaaaaaaatgtaatcacCCACGAGCCAAGCATTGGGTCAAGCCACTAATGAGGATACACGAGAAGGAAGGACCCTTCTCATTGCTCTCAAAATATTATCTatcaaggggacttccctggtggtccggtggttaagatttcacctccTGTTGCAGAGGGgcttggctttgatccctggtcagagagataagatcctacatgcttgctgcacagccaaaaaaaaacaaaacacaaaacaagcaatgttgtaacaaattcaataaggatttttaaaaaaatggtccacatcaaaaaaaatctttgggggaaaaaataaaaacaacaacactatCAGGATTTACTACGAAGTTTAAGCTTATTCAGAGATTCTTTACAGGTGATTTCCCCCAGGAAAAACGATGTCTGCAATCTTCCTTAAAATGGACCCAGAGAGAATGCACAAATGGTATGCCAGTAAAATAAGTTTGGGAAGTCTTGCTGCAGTCCCTGCCTTGAGGAAATTATCTAGGTGGGAGGAAGGTGCTAGTTACCACCTGCCACCACGGTTACTCCCTGGCATCCAGAGGCGCCTTGGGCCAGGCGGACCCACCACAAGGGGGCGCCGTGCACAGATTCCATAGCAACCACCACCACCcggatactttggccaccagacgCGAAGAGctaacttatttgaaaagagcctgatgctgggaagggaatccctgctggctcagacggtaaagcgtctgcccacaatgtgggagacccaggtttgatccctgggttggcaagatcccctggagaaggaaatggcaacccactacagtactcttgcctagaaaattccatggatagaggagcctggtgggctacagtccatgaggtcgcaaagagtggggcatgactgagcaacttcacttctttgatgctgggaaagattgagggcaggaggagaaggggacgacagaggatgagatggctggatgggatcaccgactcaatggatgtgagtttgggtagactccggaagttggtgatggacagggaggcctggcgtgctgcggttcatggggtcgcaaaaagtcagacaccactgagtgactgaactgaactgaaccaccaccaGGAAGCCAACACTTCAAACCCACCTGTGGTCCTCACCAACAGGCTTACCTAATTCGTCTTTCGATCTCCCCGAGGCAAAAAATGACCGGCTCAGTTCATAGCCACCAAAAAACAAGAAGTAGCCTGGTACTTCTCGAAGTAAAGTACTTGAGAGTCCATGGTAGAAGCCCAAGGGGCCGTCCGTCCTAAAGACAGTCTTCACGACAGACCAGACTGTGCTGGGTGGAGACACAGGGTGACAGAGAGTTAGGACAACATTCACACCCATCCTGTAGGCCTGACGGAGCTCTGACCACCAAGCAGCGCGTTTTGTAAACAGAGCTACCAGAATTCCAGCCCTAAAAGGCTTCTGTGGGAAAGAAGTCTCTCAGATACAATTATTTTATAACAAGTTTATTTCATCACTTGAGCTAGTCCATgtaaagatattttattaaaatgaatgcaTATATTTCTAGAAATCATTATCAAAGATCTAAAAGAGTCAATTACACCCATTCTTTCAATAGTGAGTAAGTGAAACTACAATGAGATTGTCCAAACTCAGCGAGAATAAAATAGCATTGTTCGTGCCGAGTCGCCTTACCGCCTTCGATTTCTGTCTCAGCCTTTCTTTTGAGCGGGTATATTTTGAGTGAACTGGTTGTTCAGGTGTTTAcggttttgttttgcttccatCCAGGGAAGTGAGTAAGGAGCCTTACATGTTACTTAAAGGCAAGGACAAAAGAAATTCCAAGAGCTGAACTACGTCAGGCTAGATGCACCCAGTATTCAGTTCTTACAGAGGCAGGTGTGTAAGAATTGTTTACTTGAAGCAGATCAGGGCCTGAGGCAGCCAGAACACGGCACTCTGTGCAGGCTCTTCTTCCTGATGGTGTCTGGGGTGGGCAGGCCTGTTCCTGATGGCACCAGAAACCAAGCCTGTCGGCTTGGCAAGCCCCTCACTCCTCACTGTGTTCTCAATAGGTGACCTGGCTTGGACCAGAGAGGGATCAGGCCCCAGGTAACAAGGCCACCTGCTTTTATTGATGGTCTGCCTTCCCAGGCATTATCCACTAGCCAGTCCCTGCCTGCAGTGCCCTCCCCTTCTATACTGAAGAAGTAATGTAAtccagggtttccctgatggctcagcaggtcaaGAACCtggctgctaatgcaggaaacacaggagatgcaggttcgatccccggatggggaagatcccctggagaagggcatggcagcccattccagtgttcttgtctggagaatcccatggacagaggagcctggcagggtacagtccatagggtcgcaagtggttggacacgattgagcaactgatgCATGGACGCACAAAGTAATTCAACTCAACACAGTTAGCCTAGTTCCAATCCAGGTCTCAACCCTCAGCTACCATATTCCCGGCTGAGCACTGCTGTACCTgaaacatgttttcttttgtaCAGGGTGTCCATCTACCAGAGTCCTTTGGATCtaacaattactttttaaaaaatactttaaacgACTTTCAAGAGACAACTTTCTGGGTGCTGTTAATGCACTATTCATCTGGGCACCAACTGTCAAAAAAGGTTCATTTGTGACTATTTGCGGAACTGCACACTTAAGATTTCCTATGATTTCTGGGTGTGTTTGTTGCTGTGTGTACACtgtatttcaatgaaaaaaagcATTAAAGACTTTTGAACTTCTAGGCTATGAACAATAGATTCAAATAGGTTGTAATGAATCTCTTGGCTGCAGGAAATATGGTGCTATTATGAACCccattttcattggaaggaaattGACGACTCGGAATATGGTCAGATTATCTACCAGTTTTTCCCAGCAGTttatttattggcttttgagttaACCTCAGCAATATCCATGACCAAACCTTtcattagttaaataagcaaattttGGGATGAATAAGGataataaattgctttttaattcaaataataaataatagtgtATATGATTCATACATTCACGGGATAACTGAAGCACTGAAGACTCGCTAAGCTTACGAGGGTTTGATGAATGTTCCTTTGTAGGTATACTTACAGGacttcttgtttagtcactaggtcatgtctgactctctgtgaccccatggattgtagcctaccaggctcctctgtccatgggattctcaaggcaagaatagtggagtgggaagccgttcccttctccaggggcacttGAAGGATTAGGGAAGGGGTAAAGGAAGTTACTACCAGGATCTGGTGTGATCAGCATGAGCACCAATGTGAAACTGGGGAGTGAGCAAATATTTATCCCAGAATCCAAATCGGCACCTAGGAAAGCTCAGCCTCAGTTCCAAAGCTGCTGCTATGTGTTTCCAGGTATATATGGAGGTCATGCCTTAGGCTCTCCACAGGCCAAATGAGGTAGAAGCCCTGCTTCTCcacttttaggatatgaaatatttgcctacagggacttccctggtggttcagtggttaagactccacgcttccaatgcagggggtgccggttcgatccctgatcgtggcactaagatcccacacacctcatGGCACAGCCTCcccccaacaaaaaaaaaattttcaattaggaaaaataataaatcattgtTAAAAAATGTCTTTTGCCTACATTCTTGGGTGGGTGGTGGGTCCAACCATCCCAAACTGTCCATTCAGAAAATGATTCACGGATTGGTGGGCAcggggcaggggtggtggtggggagtgtATGGAGTAGATAAACTGTTTTGCCTCTTAATTATagcataatgtaaaatttaaaaatattccttacATCAAGGCAACAGAGACCCGGCATTTGTACACGGGCAGCACTTACTTCTGGCTTTTGGCTATCTTTCCCGACGTCTCCATCTCGTACATGGTCTGCAGCCGGCACTTCACCAGCTCCGTGGGGCAGAGGACCAGGGCAGCAAAGGCAGAGGCGAAGGAGCCGGCAGCCGCGTTCTGCAGATCACTGGAAGGATGCAAGCACAGGCGGCCAGTTATTCATTCACTCGGCACTGGGCATGCTCCTACACGGATGGTAAAGCAGAGCGAGCACAGTGGAGAGGAACGCTCCTTCAGCGCCCACCAGGCGCCCACCTGGCTTCCTCTGAGGAGCCCCCACCCCGTGGGGGTGATAGCGGCACCCTGACTCCCGGGGAGAATGATGCTTAAGAGATGATGCCAACGTGCTCAGTCACGCAGCTGCTAAGTGGCAACGCTAggcttcaaacccaggtctctctgatGGCAAACCCATGCTTCTTTTACTAGTCATAGAGCTATGGCCTGGACCCCACCCCCAGATTCCAATGTTGAAGCCTTCACCCTCCGTGTGATAGTACCTGGAGGAAAGTCTTTGGGGGGTAATAAGTTTGAGATGGGGTCTTGATGTGATTAGTGGAAGACACTGGAGAGCAGGCTGGTGTTCTCTCCACCATGTGAGAGGTCAGGCAGGCGTCCCTCTGCAAACCAGGAGACGGCCCTCGCTGGAAACCAAATGAGCCAGCACCTACCTCATTCCTAGACTTCCTagcctccagaaccgtgagaaaCAAGTGTTTATTTCTAAACCACCCAGTCCAGGGTATTTTGTTCTAGCAGTCAGAACTAAGACAAAAAGTGACACAGAGAAACcaaatatggaagaaaaaattCCCCAAGGTCCCACCACCCCAAACACATATTAATACTCCCCTGTGTTTGCTGCTGAGCTTTAAATAAAACCAGTTTTCAAGGCCATCCCTATATGCCCTGCATCCAGCCAGAGCAACAGCAAGTGTAATGTAACTACTACAGAtgaaactaagatcacggcatccggtcccatcacttcatggaaaatagagggggaaacagtggaaacagtgtcagactttatttttggggggctccaaaatcactgcagatggtgactgcatccatgaaattaaaagacgcttgctccttggaagaaaagttatgaccaacctagacagcttattaaaaagcagagacattacttggccaacaaaggtccatctattcaaagctatggtttttccagtagtcatgtatggatgtgagagttggactataaagaaagctgagcgccaaagaaatgatgcttttgaactgtggtgttggagaagactcttgagagtcccttgaagggactagatctgatagacagggtgcctgatgaactatggacggaggttcatgacattgtacagggatcaagaccatccatatgggggaaaaaaaaagcaaaatggctgtctgaggaggcgttacaaatagctgcgaaaagaagagaagggaaaagcaaaggagaaaaggaaagatatacctatttgaatgcagagttccaaaaaatagcaaggtatggtaagaaagccttcctcagcgatcaatgcaaagaaatagaggaaaacaatagaatgggaaagactagagaattcttcaagaaaattagagctaccaagggaacatttcacgcaaagatgggcttgataaaggacagaaatggtatggacctaacagaagcagaaaatattaagaagaggtggcaagaatacacagaagaactgtacaaaaaagatcttcatgacccagataatcatgatagtgtgatcactcatcgagagccagacatcctggaatgtgaagtcaagtgggcctcaggaagtatcactatgaacaaagctactggaggtgatggaattccagttgagctatttcaaatcccgaaagatgatgctgtgaaagtgctgcactcaatatgccagcaaatttggaaaactcagcagtggccacaggactggaaaaggtcacttttcattccagtcccaaagaaaggcaatgccaaagaatgctcaaactaccacacaattgcactcatctcacatgatagtaaagtaatgctcaaaattctccaagccaggcttcagcaatatgtgaaccatgaacttccagatattcaagctggttttagaaaaggcagaggaaccagagatcaaattaccaacatctgctggatcacagaaaaggcaagaagagttccagaaaaacatctatttctgctttactgactatgccaaagcctttgactgtgtggatcacaataaagtgtggaaaattctgaaagagatgggaataccagaccacctgacctgcctcttgagaaatctgtgtgtaggtcaggaaacaacagttagaactagatatggaacaagacactggctccaaataggaaaaggaatacgtcaaggctgtatattgtcaccctgcgtatttaacttctatgcagagtacatcatgagaaacgctggactggatgaagcacaagctggaatcaagattgccaagagaaatatcaataacctcagatatgcagatgacaccacccttatggcagaaagtgaagaagaactaaagagcctcttgatgaaagtgaaagaggagagtgaaaaagttggcttaaagctcaccattcagaaaacgaagatcatggcatctggtcccatcacttcatggcaagtagatggggaaacagtgtcagatatttttgtgggggtggggggagctccaaaatcacggcagatggtgattgcagccatgaaattgaaagatgcttactccttggaaggaaagctatgaccaacctagacagcatattaaaaaacaaagactttattttgtcaacaaaggtccttgtagtcaaggctatggtttttccagtagttatgcatggatgtgagagttggactataaagaaagctgagcgccaaagaattgatgcttttgaactgtggtgttggagaagaatcttgagagtcccttggactgccaggagatccaaccagtccatcctaaaggagatcagtcctgagtgttcattggaaggactgatgttgaagctgaaactccaatactctggtcacctgatacaaagagctgactcactggaaaagaccctgatgctgggaaagactgagggcaggaggagaaggggatgaccgagaatgagatggttggatggcatcactgactcaatggacatgagtttgggtaaactctgggagttggtggtggacagggaggcctgtcatgctgcagttcatggggtcacaaagagctggacacgactgagcaactgaactgaacttggactgcaaggagatccaaccagtccatcctaaaggaaatcagtcctgaattttcattggaaggactaatgctgaagctgaaactccaatactttggccacctgatgcaaagaaagaaaaaaaagtaaagttgctcagttgtgtctaactctctgcaaccccatggcctgtagcctaccaggttcctccgtccatgggattttccaggcaagaatactggagtaggttgccatttccttctccaggagatcttcccaatccagggattgaacacattgTAGGCAggcactttaccgtctgagccaccagggcatacgaagagctgactcattagaaaagaccctgatgctgggaaacattgaaggcgggaggagaaggggatgacagaggttggatggcatcaccaacacaatggacatgagtttgagtaaactctgggagttggtgatggatagggaggcctgctgcagtccatggggtcgcagagtcagacatgactgagcgactgaactgatgaaaacaCAGGATAAATTTTGAAGCAAAAAGCTGCTCATTGCAAAAAGACTTTCCAGCTCAGCTGATGACCTCCTGGAGCTCAGCCACAGAGGGGCACGGGTGTGGTATAGTGGTGCCACAGGACGGGGGCAGCCAGTGTGAGTCAGCAAGCTGGATGCTTGTAGGGCAGATGGCAAAGCTGGAAATCTAGATGGAGGAATGAACGCACACaaatacagaaagagaagaagtcACTGAATCCTTCATCTCACATGGGTTTAGCACCACCAGCCTGAGGCACCAGCAGGGCTGTGAAGCTGGAACCCGCTAAGAGTTCCAGAATATGGGGGAAAGTACGCAGAACAAATTGCCAGGAAGACTCCTGAGGGTTCATGGACATCAGCAAAGGAGGCCGTCTCCAAGCCGCAGGGCAGGGTTCTGTCACGAGGGCGCCTCTGGTGCGTGTGGGGACAGTCTTTAGCTGGGCTGAAGGACTGAGCTGCTCACAGCAACACGTGGTCATGACGCTGACCTGTTAAATCCCAGCAAAAGGCTGTCACCGACAACTAGAGCAACTCACAGACCTCCAGAAGACCCCAAAGGTAACTCCCAGGGCAGCCTGCCAGGTAGAAAGGTCCCCTCATGATTCATCTCCCATCTGGAAGTAAATGCCTAACAGACACACCACATTCAGCTGTCCTAAAGTTACAATAAACCAACCCACTTACATCAAAGGACAGTCATCAGGACAGGaaatcagtaaggaaacacaGGTCTTAAATGACACGTAAGACCAAACAGACTTAACTCCTATTCATAGAACATTCCCTCAGGGAGCcgtatacattcttctcaagagcacatggaacattctccaggataggtcacatgctgggccacaaatcaagccttggtaaatttaataaaattgaagtcatatcaaacatcttttccagccacaatgctatgagattggAAATCAATCGCaagaaaactgtttaaaaaaaacaaaaaacaccaaataTGTGGAGACTAAACAATGTTACTAAGCAACCAATGGACCACTGAAGAAACCAAGGAGGCAATACAAAATTACCTATatgaaaagcaactatacttcaatcttataagttgaaaaaaaaaatttcctagagacaaatgacaatgaaaacaaaacaatccaaaacctatgggactcagcaaaagtagttctatgagggaattttatagcaatacaatcttacatcaggaaacaagaaaaatctaaaaaaaaaaatcttaatctgACATCTAAAGCAaccagaaaaagaacagataaaactcaacattagtaaaaggaaaaaaaccaaagaccagagcagaaataaataagagatgaagaaaataatagaaaagatcaatgaaactaaaagcttaGCCAGATTTATCAAGA encodes:
- the SLC25A15 gene encoding mitochondrial ornithine transporter 1 (The RefSeq protein has 5 substitutions compared to this genomic sequence), which encodes MKSNPAIQAAIDLTAGAAGGTACVLTGQPFDTMKVKMQTFPDLYRGLTDCCLKTYSQVGLRGFYKGTSPALIANIAENSVLFMCYGFCQQVVRKVVGLDRQAKLSDLHNAAAGSFASAFAALDLCPTELVKCRLQTMYYMETSGKIAKSQNTVWSVVKTVFRKDGPLGFYHGLSSTLLREVPGYFFFFGGYELSRSFFASGRSKDELGPVPLMLSGGFGGICLWLAVYPVDCIKSRIQVLSMSGKQAGFIGTFISIVKNEGVPALYSGLKPTLIRAFPANGALFLAYEYSRKLMMNQFEAY
- the SLC25A15 gene encoding mitochondrial ornithine transporter 1 isoform X1 is translated as MKSNPAIQAAIDLTAGAAGGTACVLTGQPFDTMKVKMQTFPDLYRGLTDCCLKTYSQVGLRGFYKGTSPALIANIAENSVLFMCYGFCQQVVRKVVGLDRQAKLSDLQNAAAGSFASAFAALVLCPTELVKCRLQTMYEMETSGKIAKSQNTVWSVVKTVFRTDGPLGFYHGLSSTLLREVPGYFLFFGGYELSRSFFASGRSKDELGPVPLMLSGGFGGICLWLAVYPVDCIKSRIQVLSMSGKQAGFIGTFISIVKNEGVPALYSGLKPTLIRAFPANGALFLAYEYSRKLMMNQFEAY